The uncultured Desulfobulbus sp. genome window below encodes:
- a CDS encoding TetR/AcrR family transcriptional regulator, producing the protein MKSPDKHRKIIRAATKVFAKKGFFNARISDIAKEAKVADGTIYLYFNNKADILLSVFEQEIGKLIDQVAGLLEKETDPQEKLRIFITNHLEEMKKNRYLAEVIHIELRQTSKLIREYRKNTFNEYLAIIAQIIKEGQENGAFRPELHPHVIRQMIFGSLDEISRCWHVGSDCSFSTDEMSCQMTTLFQSGLLAPHSP; encoded by the coding sequence ATGAAATCACCAGATAAGCATCGTAAAATCATACGTGCTGCCACCAAAGTGTTCGCGAAAAAAGGCTTTTTCAATGCTCGAATCTCCGACATTGCCAAAGAAGCCAAGGTGGCGGATGGAACGATATACCTCTATTTCAATAACAAAGCTGACATTCTGCTCTCTGTTTTTGAACAGGAAATCGGTAAGCTTATTGATCAGGTCGCGGGACTGTTGGAAAAAGAAACAGACCCGCAGGAAAAACTGCGCATCTTCATTACCAACCATTTAGAGGAAATGAAGAAGAACAGATACCTGGCCGAGGTTATACATATCGAACTCAGACAAACCAGCAAACTGATTCGCGAGTACCGTAAAAACACGTTTAATGAGTATCTCGCAATCATTGCACAAATTATAAAAGAAGGCCAAGAAAATGGTGCTTTTCGCCCGGAGCTTCATCCGCATGTTATTCGGCAGATGATTTTTGGCTCCCTGGACGAGATTTCCCGTTGCTGGCACGTGGGAAGCGATTGCTCGTTTTCGACAGACGAGATGAGTTGTCAGATGACCACACTCTTTCAAAGCGGCTTGCTCGCCCCTCATTCGCCCTAA